TACGTCGCGTCGCTATCGCGGACCCAGGTGTTCGACTCCGCAACGCGGAGCGGCCAGTCGCGCGTAATGACCTGCTTCAGGCAAACCGCGATCTTCATCGGACTCCGTGGGATCAGCCGTCGTACCGGCGTAGCAGCAGGCTGGCGTTGGTGCCGCCGAACCCGAACGAGTTGGACAGCGCGTAGGTGATCGGCATCTCGCGCCTGGCGTTCGCCACGTAGTCGAGGTCGCAGTCCGGGTCGGGATTCTCCAGATTGATAGTGGGGGGCGCCACCTGGTGGCGAACCGCGAGCGCGGTGATCCCGGCCTCCAGCCCGCCGGCCGCCCCCAGCAGGTGGCCGGTCATGGACTTGGTGGACGAAATCGCGAGTGACGACGCGTGTTCACCGAAGCAGCGCTTGATGGCCAGCGTCTCGATGCGATCGTTGTGAGGCGTGGACGTGCCGTGCGCGTTGACGTAGTCGACCACGTTCGGTTCGACCCCCGCGGAGCGCAGCGTATTCCGCATCACCCGGAACGCTCCGTCGCCGTTCTCGGCCGGAGCCGTCATGTGAAACGCATCGGCCGACATGCCGTAGCCGACCAGCTCGCAATAGATCGACGCATTGCGCGCGCGGGCGCGCTCCAGCTCCTCGAGAATCAGGACTCCCGAACCCTCGCCGATGATGAAGCCGTCGCGGTCCTTGTCGAACGGCCGGCAGGCGCGCTCCGGCTCGTCGTTGCGTGTCGAGAGGGCCCGCATGGCGGCGAACCCGCCCACTCCCATCGGCGTGATCGACGCCTCGGATCCCCCGGCGATCATCACGTCGGCGTCGCTCCGCCGGATCATCTCGTAGGCGTCGCCGATGGCATGGGCCGAGGCCGAACACGCGGTGCAGGTCGCCGAATTCGGTCCCTGCGCTCCGAACCGGATCGACACCTGCCCCGCCGCCAGATTGATGATGGCGGAGGGAATAAAGAAGGGTGAGATCTTCCGGGGCCCGCCCTCGAGCAGCGCGCGGTGTTCGCGCTCGATCGTGCTGAATCCGCCGATTCCGGACGCGATGAAGACGCCGACGTCCGGACCGAGGGGCTCCTCGGTGGACAGGCCGGCGTCCTGCACGGCGAACTCCGACGCCGCGATCGCGTACTGGATGAAGACGTCCATCTTGCGGACGTCCTTCCGCGTCAGGAACGCGAGCGGGTCGAAGCCGCGCACTTCGCCCCCGATCCGCGACGCGAAAGCGGAAGCGTCGAAGCTGGCGATGGTCCGGATGCCGGACCGCCCCTCCAGCAGAGCCTCCCAGTTCGCGTCGGTCCCGACGCCGAGCGACGACACGAGGCCGACGCCGGTGACCGCAACGCGCCTTGCCACAGGTAATGCTCCCGTCGGTGAACCGGCCGAACCTACCTGGAACCTGTGGCGTGGGACTCTATGTAGTCGACGGCCTCCTTCACGCGGGTAATCTTCTCCGCGTCCCCGTCGGGGATCTCGAGACCGAACTCCTCTTCAAACGCCATAACCAGTTCGACCGTATCGAGCGAGTCGGCGCCAAGGTCGTCGACGAAAGAGGCATCCGGCGTCACCTCTTCCTCGTCCACCCCCAACTGCTCCACGATGATGTTCTTGACCTTGTCAGCGACCGCCATGCTTTCCAGCCTCCCTACATGTACATCCCACCGTTGACCCCGATGACTTGCCCTGTAATATACGATGCTTCGTCCGAGGCAAGAAACCGGACGACACCTGCCACCTCCTCCGGCGACCCGAGCCGGCCCATCGGAATCCGCTCTCTCAGCGCCGCCTGCGCCCGCTCATCGAGCGCGGCGGTCATGTCGGTTTCGATCATTCCGGGCGCCACGACGTTGACGGTTATGCCCCGTGAGGCAACTTCCTGCGCCAGCGACTTCGTGAAGCCGATCAGTCCCGCCTTCGACGCCGCATAGTTCGCCTGACCCGGGTTTCCCGACTGGCCGACGACCGAAGCAATGTTGATGATCCGGCCCGAGCGCTGCTTCAGCATCGGCCGGAGCACCGCCTGACACGACTGGTAGGCGGCCGTCAGATTGGTCGCCACCACGGCATTCCACTCCTCGGCCTTCATCCGCATCAACAACTGATCCCGCACGATGCCGGCGTTGTTCACGAGGACATCCACGCGTCCGAAGCGGTCGAGCGCGGTCCTGGCGGCAGCCCCGATCGACGCTGGGTCCGTCACGTCCAGCGTGATCGCCACCGCGACGCCGCCCGCTTCCTCGATCTGCCGCTGCACGGCGCCGGCGTGGTCCGCCCTCGCACCCGCCACCACCGTCGCGCCCGCCGACGCCAGGTGAAGGGCAATGGCCCGTCCGATCCCCCGCGAGGCGCCAGTGACGAGCGCCACGCGGCCGGCGAGATCGCTCATCCGACCGCCCCTACCCGACCGCCGGCCAGGGCCGCTTCAGCCTTCTCGAGGCTACTCGGATCCTGCACGTTCGCGACGGTCAGCGACCGGTCGATCTTCCGGGCCAGACCGCTCAACACCCGTCCGGGACCCACCTCGATCAGCGTCGTGACCCCCTCGGCCGCCAGCCGTTCCACGACCGACGTCCACTGCACCGGCGCACTCACCTGCCGCACCAGGGCCTCTATCGAGTCGGGAGCGCTTCGCTTCGGTTCAGCATCAACGTTCGCCACTACCGGCACGGACGGAGTCGCCGACACCAGCGCGCGCAGCTCGGGCGCCAACCGCGCTTCGGCCGGCTGCATCAGCTCGCAATGGAACGGCGCGCTGACCGGCAACGGCATCACGCGGCGTGCGCCCAACTCTCTCGCGCGCGCCCCGGCCCGCGCGACCGCCGCTGCCGTGCCCGCGATCGTCACCTGTCCCGGGGCGTTCCAGTTGGCGGCACTGACCACCTCGCCGTCCGCCGTCTCGCGGCAGGCCTGCTCGACCCCGTCGCGGCCAAGCCCGATCACCGCCGCCATCGCTCCCTCGCCCACCGGGACCGCGGCCTGCATGTACTCGCCGCGGCGGCGGACGATGCGCAGGGCGTCGGCAAACCCGATGGTGCCGGCCGCGACGTGGGCCGAGTATTCCCCCAAGCTGTGCCCCGCCAGAAACGCCGGCTCGTGCCCCCGGTTCCGGAGCAGACGATCGACGGCAACGCTCATGGCGAGAATCGCCGGCTGCGTGTTGGCGGTCAATGTGAGCTGCTCCTCCGGACCGTTGAAGCAGAGGCGGCTGATCGGCTCGCCGAGCGCCCCGTCCGCTTCCGCGAACGTCTCCCGGCAGACGTCGAACGTCTCGGCCAGTTCCCTGCCCATTCCGACCTGCTGCGAGCCCTGCCCCGGAAAGACAAAGGCAATCACGATGCACGCCCCGGGGCGCTGGGCGCCAACGCCTGCATCCGTGCGCCGATGGTATGAACCAGGTCCTGTCGGACGAATCGGTGAGTCAGGGCGAGCGCGTTGCGGACCGCCTTGACCGATGAACGCCCGTGACCCACCATGGCGAGGCGCGCCAGGCCCAGAAGCGGCGCGCCGCCGTACTCCGAATAGTCGACCCGGCGGCGAAAACGGCGGAACGCGCGGCGCGACAGCAGGTAGCCGAGCGACGTTGTGAACGTTCGCCGCAATTCGTCGTGCAACAGCGTCTCCACCATCTCGACCAGTCCTTCGCTCACCTTCAGCGCGATGTTCCCGGTGAAGCCATCGCAGACGATGACGTCCGCCGTGCCCGCATACAGGTCGCGTGCCTCCACGTTCCCGATGAAATGCAAACCGCTCTCCTGCAACCGGCGGTGGGCGTGGCGGGTCAGGTCATTTCCTTTCGTCGCCTCTTCACCGATGGACAGCAGGCCCACCCGCGGTTTCTCGATTCCGAGCACCGCCTGCGAGAAAACGGTTCCCATCGAAGCGAACTGCACCAGGTGCTGCGCCCGGCCCTCGACGGTGGCGCCGACATCAAGCAGCACCGCATCGCCGTGGCGCGTCGGGATCCGAACCGCGAGGGCGGGTCGGTCCACACCGGGAAGCATGCCGAAGGCGGCGTGGGCCGCGACGAGCGTTGCCCCCGTGTTGCCCGCGCTGAAGAATGCCGCGGCCTCTCCGCGCGCCACCGCGTCAGCCGCCACCCGGACCGAGGCGCCCGGCTTGCGCCGTAGCGCCGCGGGTCCCTCGTCCATCCCAATCACGTCCGGAGCCGGCTCCACCCGCACGTCGATCGCGTTCGCCTCGGGATGGCGGCGCAACTCGTCCTCGATCACGCGCCGGGGGCCGACGAGGGTAAGTCCGAATCCGAGATGGCGCGCCGCAACGAGGGCTCCGGCCACCACGTTTCGCGGTCCGTGATCCCCCCCCACCGCATCAACGGCAATGCGCATCCTGTCCGCGCGCGTCCTGCCGGGAGGACTACGACTCCTTTACGGAACGCACCTGGCGGTCCCCGTAATAGCCGCAGTGCGGACAGACGCGATGCGGCAGCTGCAACTCGTGACATTGCGGGCAGCGCTTCAACTGAACTGGCGGGAGCGCGTCGTGCGCCCGGCGCTTGGCCGTGCGCGTCTTGGAATGCCGTCGTTTCGGATTCGCCATGGGAATCAGGCCTTCTTCATCAGTGCGGCCCGGGCCGGCGTCGGCCGAAGCGTCCGGAGCCGGTCGAACCGCGGGTCATGCCACGACGCAACGCAATCGCACGTCGTCTCGTTCCGGTTTACGCCGCAGACGGGGCAGAGGCCGCGGCAGTCGTCGTTGCAGAGTGGCTTCATCGGCGACGCCAGCCGGAGCTGCTCGCGCACCAGGTCTCCCAGGTGGATCTGGTCGTCGCGGTAGTACGCGATGGACAGGTCGTCATCCGAGATCTCGTGTTCTCCGTCGCCCGTGTTCGCGCGCTGCGGATGGTAGCGAACGTCAATGTCGAGGACGGTCGGGACTTGGAACGGCTTCAGGCACCGGCTGCAACTCCGCTCGACCGTTGTCCGGAGCGGCCCCGAGAGCCGGTAACGATCACCATCCTTCAGGATCAGCAACTCGAGCACGACGGGAGCCGCCACGGTGTACTCATCCCGCTCGCCCTCCGCGCCAGCGAACGAAGACGCCGGAAAGGACCGCTCCAGCGGTTCGATCTGGCCGCGCACGTCGCGGAGATCGAACTGCTCGGATACCTCCGGCGCCTTGCCGGCAGCCCGCGCATCGTGAAGCATGGTCAACGTTCCGGCTGAAGATAGAACCGCCAATTCTACCACCTCGGAAGCCCCGACCTCCAACGGCGCCGGCTGACGGCGGCCGGAACCCGCGGGATCAGGTGTCCCAGCCGACGCCCCCCCAGGGGCGCGGGACGAAGAGAGACTCGAACAGCCGCACCGCGTAGCGGTCGGTCATCCCGGCCAGAAAGTCCTTCGCGGCTACGTCGACCCCCTCGCGCTCTACCGTGCGGGGATCGAGGAACCGGTCCGGGGCCTCCCGCACCTTCCCCCACAGACCGGCCAGGATGTCGTGCGCCTTCCGGAGTTCACCGGCGGCGGCGGCGTTCTCGTAGACCGCGCCGTGGAGAAACGTGCGCATATCGACCGTCGCCTGCAGCATCGTCCGGCTCATGGACACTTCCGGCGCGCCGGACTCGAGTCGCTCCTGCGTGCGGCGCACGACGTCGGTCACCATGCGGCCGATCCGCTCCGACGATCTGCCGCCCAGCACGCGAATCGGTTCGGCCGGCAGGCCCTGGGGCTGCAGCAGTCCGGCCCGCACCGCGTCGTCGATGTCGTGGTTGACATAGGCAATGATGTCGGCGACCCGGGCCACCTGGCCCTCCAGGGTGGACGCGCGCTGGTCCGGCGCGGCCCCGACCGGCAAGCCGTCCTTTCCCTTCGAGTGCCGTGCAATGCCGTCCCGCACCTCCCAGGTGAGGTTGAGTCCCTCGCCGTCGTGCTCTATCACGTCGACCACGCGGAGACTCTGCTCGTAGTGGTTGAAGCCCCCCGGGCAAAGCGCCTTCAGCACCCGCTCGCCGGTGTGGCCAAACGGCGTGTGGCCCAGGTCATGCCCGAGCGCAATCGCCTCGGTCAACTCCTCGTTCAAACGAAGCGCCTTGGCGATGGTTCGCGCGATCTGCGACACCTCGAGCGTATGCGTCAACCGCGTCCGGTAGTGGTCGCCCGCCGGAGCGAAGAACACCTGCGTCTTGTGCTTCAACCGGCGGAACGCCTTCGAGTGGATGATCCGGTCGCGGTCCCGCTGAAACGCCGGACGCACTGGATCTTCGGGCTCCGGGCGCAGCCTGCCGCGCGTCCGGCTACTGAACGAGGCGGCCGGGCAGAGCGTCGCCGCCTCCCGCATCTCGAGACTGGTCCGGAGCGACGACTCCTGCGCCGTAGTCATGCGCTGGCGCGCCCTTCCAAGCTCCCGCGCATCGTCAGCGTCATCTCGGGGCGGTCGACCTGCGCCAGCGCCTCCTCGAGCGCCTCCGGGCGGTCTCCGGGATGCGCCAGCCAGTGCACGTTCGGCTCCTTCCGGAACCAGATGAGCTGCCGGCGGGCGTACCTCCGGTTCTCCTGCGTAATCAGCGCGCGAGTGGCCGCCTCGTCGCGCACCCCATTGAGATGCTCCAGGGCCTGGCGATACACGAGACCGGTGAACGGATGCGCCGACGGGGGCAGGCCCGAGGCAAGCATCGAGCGGATCTCGTCGAGCAAACCGCCATCGAACTGACGGTCGACCCGCTCCGAAACACGGCGCGCCGTCTCCGCCGGAGGAAGCCGCAGGCCGAACGTCATCAGATCGTACTCCGACAGCGGCCGGCGGGTCGCGGCGAAATGCTCGGTGAGCGGGCGGCCCGTCAGGAAGTACACCTCCAGGGCCCGGATCAACCGCTTCCGGTCGTGGAGCTGAATCCGTTGGCCCGCAGCGGGATCGACGCGGGCAACCATGCGGTGTAGCCAGGCGTCGCCCCGCCGCTCCGCGACCCCGTTGAGCCGGCAGCGCACCGCTTCGTTCCGGCCCGGGCCGTCGAACAGGCCGCGCGTCAGGGCGCGGAAGTACAGGCCCGTGCCGCCGGCGAGGATCGGCATTCGCCCGCGGCCCGTGATAGCGCGAATTGCGGCGGAAGCCTCGCGAACGTAGCGGGCGGCGGAATAGCGCTCGGTCGGATCCGCGACATCGATGAGATGGTGCGGGACGCCCCCGCGCGATGCGAGGGGCGGCTTGTCGGTGCCTATGTCGAACCCGCGATAGACGGCCGTCGAATCGCAACTCACCACCTCGCCGCCCAGCCGTGCCGCGAGCGCGACCGCGAGCGCACTCTTGCCGGTGGCGGTCGGACCGACGATGGCGATCAGACGGGGACGGTGCGATGCACCGGTCATGACCACCGGTACAGGATCCAGACGACCATTCCCGCCAACAGCAGCACCAGGCCAATCAACTGCCTGTTCGTCGGAAGAGGCATGAAGCTCATGAGTTGCTCCAGGCGGTCAGACCGGCGGTGATTCGTTGAAGTAGAAGGTGACGGTGAAGAAGCAGGAGTCGCCCGGATAGTCGTCCGGAAGCGGTTGCGTCGGGTTGGAAGTTGCCAGGGCGTTGTACGCGGAATTGGTGAACGCGTCGATCCCGGCCGGCTTCACCAGCGTGAGGTCGGTCATCGATCCGTTGCGCTGGATGTGAAAAGTCAGGACGACGTTGCCATGCAGCGACCGCGACATGATCGCGTAGGGCACGAACCAGTTCCGGCGGACCTGGGCAATGAACCGGCGGATCCACGGTCCAAAGTCGGCGCCGCGCGAGTCGAACTGAATCTCCGGGCCGAACCGGCCCGTATCGCCGCGGCGGTTGGCGAAGCTCTCACGCAGCCCGTAGCGATCGAGGTTGCGCATGGCGCGCCCCACAAGGCCGTCCTGTGGACGCCTCATCCTCGGATCCAACGGATCCGGATCGTTGGGCTGCTCGGCGCGGCGCGATCCCGGCAACAGCAGGGCGCCTTCCGCCAGCAGAGCTTCTATATCGCGATCCGGCGTTTCGGCGTCCTCGCCATCGATCTCCGTGTCTTCCGCGTCCGCGAGCTCCTCCTCCGCCTCCAACGGTTCCTCCACCAGCTCTTCCACCGGAGCGTCGGCCGTTCCATCACTCCCCGCCGTCGCGTCGGCCGTTTCGGCGTCTTCCACCGGGTCGTCGATCGGCTCCGCCGCCTCGGCCGCCGACACGGTTTCCGGCGGATCGGCATCCGAAGGAGTCTCTGCTTCAGTCAGCACGCCGCGCGGGTCGGGGTTGATTCCCGGCTGCGGATCCTCGGAGAGAACGAAGTTCGAGGAGTTCCCCTCCGCGTTCGGCAAGGGGTTCAGCGGATCGTCCGAGGCGGTCGGCGATTGCGCAACGCGATCCCGGTCGGACAGTGGCGCATCGGGACGCAACGGTTCTTCCGGTTCAATCTCCACGAGGGGCTGGATGAAGACGAACGTGCGGTCGGGAGGAGCGGCGAGCGCAAGGGCCATCGCCTCCGCTTCCGCCTGGGCCTGGGCCTGCTGTGCGGCCAGTTCGGCGAGGCGCGCCTCGCGCGCCGCCTCGAGTTCGCGAACCCACTCCATCTGCGGGACAAAAACCATGAGGCCGAGAACGAAGAGATGAATGAAGAGCGAAAGCAGCGACTGCTCTCGCCACGACATTGCCGGATCAAGTCCCGGCGTGTCGGCGTAGCGGCCCTCGAAGTCGAAAATCATGGTGCGTCCGGACCCGCCCGACCGTCAATCGATTATAGCCCTCCCCGTGGAGGGCCGCACCGCGGTGTAGAGATAGACGATTCCGAAATGCAGCGGGCGAGCCGCAACCTCTTCGAATCCCGACGCCCGCAGCAGCCCGAGAAACGCGTCGCCACTCGGGAACTGGCCCACCGACGCCGGCAGGTAGGCGTAGGCGCTGTCGTGACGGGAAACGAGGCGCCCGAGGGCCGGCAGGACGGAGCGGAAGTACCAGGCATAGAGGGCGCGGAGACCCGGGACCGTGGGCATGCCGAACTCCAGAACCGCGATCCGCCCTCCCGGCCGGACGACCCGGTGCAGTTCGGCCAGTGCTCGGTACGGATCCTCGACGTTGCGGATACCGAAGGCGACCGTGGCGGCGTCGGTCGATCCATCCGGCATCGGCAACCGGGTCGCATCGCTGCGAACGAGCTGCACGCGCCCGCCCAGCCCCCGCTGCGCCAACTTCGTCCGGCCGCGCGCCAGCATCGCCCCGGCGAAGTCGATCCCGACGACTCGAGAGGCCCGGGATCCATCCGGCGCGCCCAGGGCCAACTCGATCGCAAGGTCGGCGGTACCCGTGCACGCGTCGATGACCGTCTCGTTTCCCGTCAGCGCCAGCTCCCGGACCGCCAGCTTGCGCCAGCGCCGGTCGAACCCGGCGCTCAGGACATGGTTCAGCAGATCGTAACGGCCGGCGATGGCATCGAACATGCCGGCGATCTGCCCGGCCGACTTGTCGAGCGCGGGACCGGCGGCCGACCTGTCCGTGGCGCCGTCAATCATCCGGTCCAGGCGGGATAGAGCTGATGCTCGATGTCCAGCGCGGAGAGGATCTTCCCCGCCATGAAATCCGCGAGGTCGTCCAGCGTGCGCGGCTGCTGATAAAACGCCGGCATCGCCGGCAGCAGGTGCGCGCCCGCCTCGGCGCACGCCACCAGGTTGCGCAGTTGCGGCAGGCTCATCGGCGTCTCGCGCGGCACGATCACCAGCCGGCGGCGTTCCTTCAGCATGACGTCGGCGGCGCGTTCGATCAGGTTGCGGGACAGCCCGTGCGCGACTCCGGCCAGTGTCTTCATCGAACACGGCACGATCACCATCCCGTCGCACCGGTGACTGCCGCTGGCGATCGAGGCGCCGGCGTCCCGGTTGCGATGGACGGCGAACGCGGGACCCGCGGGCGGCGAGACGCCGTAGCGCGAGGCCAGATAGACGGGCAACCCCTCAACGGTGACGTCAGGACCCAGTTCGTCGTGCAGCAGGCGATGTCCGTACTCCGACACCACCAGGTCGACCTCCGCGCCGGCGTCGATCAGGGCGGCAAGGGTCCGGACGGCGTAGAGCGCCCCGCTCGCGCCCGTGACGCCTACCACCACGCGCATCGGCCTGTCAGGCATGCGTCATCTACCGGACATGCAGCGCCGCCGCTGTCGCGATGAGGTAAAGGATACCGACGTAGCCGTTCAGCTCGAACGCCTGCTTCACCCGCGACAGATCCGAGGCGCTGACGAGTGACTGCTCGTACGCGAGCAGTAGCGCTACCGCCGTCACCCCCAACACGTAGATCGGCCCGAGCGGCATCAGCCAGGCGAGCGAAGCCAGCGCCGCCACCGTCACCAGGTGGAACAGGCGCGACAGGTGAAGCGCACGCTCGACGCCGAAGCGCACGGGAATCGAACGGAGTCCCTGCCGCCGATCGAAATCGAGGTCCTCGCAGGCGTAGATCACGTCGAAACCGGCCACCCACGCGCCGGTCGCCAGCGCCAGCAGCCAGGGCGGCGAGGCGAAGAACTGCCCTCCCGCCGCAAGCCACCCGCCGACCGGTGCGATCGCCAGGGCCAGGCCGAGAAAGAGCTGGGTATACGTGGTGTAGCGCTTCGCGAGGGAGTACCAGAAGACAATCAGGAGCGCGAGCGGCGAGAGCGCGAAACACAGCATGCCGAGCGGCCATGTCGAGGCGATGAACGCCGCCGACGCCACCACGACAATCGCCGCCGCCTCGATGCGGGATACGCGCCCGCGCGGAATCTCGCGGCCCGCCGTCCGCGGATTAAGGGCGTCGAAACGGGCATCGACCAACCGGTTGAACGCCATCGCGGCGGTCCTGGCCGTGAACATCGCCACGACGATCCAGCCGGCGCGCCGCCACGTCAGCTCGGCCACCTGACTCGCCAGCAGAGCGCCGGTCAGCGCGAACGGCAACGCGAACACGGTGTGGCTGAAGCGGACGAACGATCCGTAGGTGAGGAGTCGCGTCAGCATCGGTGCGCCTCGACCCAGGCTATCTGCTCCGGCTCGATCCCGCCCACCAGGTATTGTTCCACATCGTCCAGGGAACCGGGCAGAGCGACCGCCACGAGGGCTGCGCGCCGGCCCGGCGCGATGGCCCCCAGGGTCTCTCCCCGCCCGAGGGCGGCCGCGCCGTGGAGCGTTGCGCTCCGGAGCAGGCGCGATGCCGGGACCGCCGGCGCCAGTCGATGCAGCGCAGCCAGTTCGGAAAAGAGGTTGAGGTCGGGCGCGCTTGCGAGACTGTCGGTTCCGACCGCGACCCGGACACCGGAAGCGTAGAAGTCGGCGACCGGCGGCTCGCCGGCCCCGGTCCACCGGTTGCTCCGCGGGCAGGTGACCAGCGTCGTCCCCGCCGCCGCGAGCCGCTTCAGATCGTCCGGACGAAGCTGCACGCCATGCACGACCAGCGTGTCGTCGCGCAACCATCCGAGCATCTCGAGATAGTCGACGGGACCCGTTCCCGGCGGCTCCCACGCCGCGTTCCAGCGGCCGCGCCACTGAAGGAACTCGCGCCACGGCCCGTGGCCGTCGCGCAGGAAGTCGATCTCCTCCCGTGATTCGGCCAGATGCACCGTGCGCGGGCCGGGGAGTCGAGCCACCAGGGCCCGGAAGAGCGCCGGCGAAACCGAATACGGAGCATGCGCCGCGCCGCGCAGTATCAGACGGTCGCCGCCGGCGCCCGCCGCACGCCCGGCAATCTCGTCGGCCAGACGACCGGCCCTCGCCTCCGCTTCTTCCGGTCCCACCTCGAAGCCCAGACACTCCTGGAAGAGCACCGCGTCGACCCGTCCCGACGCGAGCCCGGGCAGCGCCGCCTGCGTGTTGCCGATATCGCCCACGAGGACGGTGCCGCAGGCGTGCAATTGCGCCACGGCGTCGGGTATCGCTTCCGCGGGCAGGCCGCCATCGGCGTCGACCCGTTGAACGAGGGCGCGCGCCCAGGCCGGCATCGAGTCCGCCGGCGGGGAAGCGTCGTCAAGTCCCGACAGCTCCAGGTGGGTGTGCGCGTTCACCAGCCCGGGCAGCAGGGCGACGTCGCCCAGGTCGATCTCCTCGGCCAGCGGATCGGCGGGGTGAACGGCGGCCGCCCCCCCGACGGCGTGGACTGCGTCGCCGAAGACGTCCACCCAGCCGTCCCGGACCGGCGGCGCGACGATTGGCAGGATCCAGCGGGCGCGGTAGCGGACCTTCCGCCCCGCGCTCATGGAGCGCCGGCTCGCTGCTGCTTGCC
This genomic interval from Acidobacteriota bacterium contains the following:
- the fabF gene encoding beta-ketoacyl-ACP synthase II, which encodes MARRVAVTGVGLVSSLGVGTDANWEALLEGRSGIRTIASFDASAFASRIGGEVRGFDPLAFLTRKDVRKMDVFIQYAIAASEFAVQDAGLSTEEPLGPDVGVFIASGIGGFSTIEREHRALLEGGPRKISPFFIPSAIINLAAGQVSIRFGAQGPNSATCTACSASAHAIGDAYEMIRRSDADVMIAGGSEASITPMGVGGFAAMRALSTRNDEPERACRPFDKDRDGFIIGEGSGVLILEELERARARNASIYCELVGYGMSADAFHMTAPAENGDGAFRVMRNTLRSAGVEPNVVDYVNAHGTSTPHNDRIETLAIKRCFGEHASSLAISSTKSMTGHLLGAAGGLEAGITALAVRHQVAPPTINLENPDPDCDLDYVANARREMPITYALSNSFGFGGTNASLLLRRYDG
- the acpP gene encoding acyl carrier protein yields the protein MAVADKVKNIIVEQLGVDEEEVTPDASFVDDLGADSLDTVELVMAFEEEFGLEIPDGDAEKITRVKEAVDYIESHATGSR
- the fabG gene encoding 3-oxoacyl-ACP reductase FabG; the protein is MSDLAGRVALVTGASRGIGRAIALHLASAGATVVAGARADHAGAVQRQIEEAGGVAVAITLDVTDPASIGAAARTALDRFGRVDVLVNNAGIVRDQLLMRMKAEEWNAVVATNLTAAYQSCQAVLRPMLKQRSGRIINIASVVGQSGNPGQANYAASKAGLIGFTKSLAQEVASRGITVNVVAPGMIETDMTAALDERAQAALRERIPMGRLGSPEEVAGVVRFLASDEASYITGQVIGVNGGMYM
- the fabD gene encoding ACP S-malonyltransferase — translated: MGRELAETFDVCRETFAEADGALGEPISRLCFNGPEEQLTLTANTQPAILAMSVAVDRLLRNRGHEPAFLAGHSLGEYSAHVAAGTIGFADALRIVRRRGEYMQAAVPVGEGAMAAVIGLGRDGVEQACRETADGEVVSAANWNAPGQVTIAGTAAAVARAGARARELGARRVMPLPVSAPFHCELMQPAEARLAPELRALVSATPSVPVVANVDAEPKRSAPDSIEALVRQVSAPVQWTSVVERLAAEGVTTLIEVGPGRVLSGLARKIDRSLTVANVQDPSSLEKAEAALAGGRVGAVG
- the plsX gene encoding phosphate acyltransferase PlsX — its product is MRIAVDAVGGDHGPRNVVAGALVAARHLGFGLTLVGPRRVIEDELRRHPEANAIDVRVEPAPDVIGMDEGPAALRRKPGASVRVAADAVARGEAAAFFSAGNTGATLVAAHAAFGMLPGVDRPALAVRIPTRHGDAVLLDVGATVEGRAQHLVQFASMGTVFSQAVLGIEKPRVGLLSIGEEATKGNDLTRHAHRRLQESGLHFIGNVEARDLYAGTADVIVCDGFTGNIALKVSEGLVEMVETLLHDELRRTFTTSLGYLLSRRAFRRFRRRVDYSEYGGAPLLGLARLAMVGHGRSSVKAVRNALALTHRFVRQDLVHTIGARMQALAPSAPGRAS
- a CDS encoding 50S ribosomal protein L32 produces the protein MANPKRRHSKTRTAKRRAHDALPPVQLKRCPQCHELQLPHRVCPHCGYYGDRQVRSVKES
- a CDS encoding DUF177 domain-containing protein, which translates into the protein MLHDARAAGKAPEVSEQFDLRDVRGQIEPLERSFPASSFAGAEGERDEYTVAAPVVLELLILKDGDRYRLSGPLRTTVERSCSRCLKPFQVPTVLDIDVRYHPQRANTGDGEHEISDDDLSIAYYRDDQIHLGDLVREQLRLASPMKPLCNDDCRGLCPVCGVNRNETTCDCVASWHDPRFDRLRTLRPTPARAALMKKA
- a CDS encoding deoxyguanosinetriphosphate triphosphohydrolase; this encodes MTTAQESSLRTSLEMREAATLCPAASFSSRTRGRLRPEPEDPVRPAFQRDRDRIIHSKAFRRLKHKTQVFFAPAGDHYRTRLTHTLEVSQIARTIAKALRLNEELTEAIALGHDLGHTPFGHTGERVLKALCPGGFNHYEQSLRVVDVIEHDGEGLNLTWEVRDGIARHSKGKDGLPVGAAPDQRASTLEGQVARVADIIAYVNHDIDDAVRAGLLQPQGLPAEPIRVLGGRSSERIGRMVTDVVRRTQERLESGAPEVSMSRTMLQATVDMRTFLHGAVYENAAAAGELRKAHDILAGLWGKVREAPDRFLDPRTVEREGVDVAAKDFLAGMTDRYAVRLFESLFVPRPWGGVGWDT
- the miaA gene encoding tRNA (adenosine(37)-N6)-dimethylallyltransferase MiaA: MTGASHRPRLIAIVGPTATGKSALAVALAARLGGEVVSCDSTAVYRGFDIGTDKPPLASRGGVPHHLIDVADPTERYSAARYVREASAAIRAITGRGRMPILAGGTGLYFRALTRGLFDGPGRNEAVRCRLNGVAERRGDAWLHRMVARVDPAAGQRIQLHDRKRLIRALEVYFLTGRPLTEHFAATRRPLSEYDLMTFGLRLPPAETARRVSERVDRQFDGGLLDEIRSMLASGLPPSAHPFTGLVYRQALEHLNGVRDEAATRALITQENRRYARRQLIWFRKEPNVHWLAHPGDRPEALEEALAQVDRPEMTLTMRGSLEGRASA
- the ubiE gene encoding bifunctional demethylmenaquinone methyltransferase/2-methoxy-6-polyprenyl-1,4-benzoquinol methylase UbiE, which encodes MIDGATDRSAAGPALDKSAGQIAGMFDAIAGRYDLLNHVLSAGFDRRWRKLAVRELALTGNETVIDACTGTADLAIELALGAPDGSRASRVVGIDFAGAMLARGRTKLAQRGLGGRVQLVRSDATRLPMPDGSTDAATVAFGIRNVEDPYRALAELHRVVRPGGRIAVLEFGMPTVPGLRALYAWYFRSVLPALGRLVSRHDSAYAYLPASVGQFPSGDAFLGLLRASGFEEVAARPLHFGIVYLYTAVRPSTGRAIID
- a CDS encoding UbiX family flavin prenyltransferase; this translates as MRVVVGVTGASGALYAVRTLAALIDAGAEVDLVVSEYGHRLLHDELGPDVTVEGLPVYLASRYGVSPPAGPAFAVHRNRDAGASIASGSHRCDGMVIVPCSMKTLAGVAHGLSRNLIERAADVMLKERRRLVIVPRETPMSLPQLRNLVACAEAGAHLLPAMPAFYQQPRTLDDLADFMAGKILSALDIEHQLYPAWTG